The Kaistella daneshvariae genomic sequence ACTTAAAGAAGAAGATAAAAAAGAATTTGTGCGGTGTGGTGAATCTTCCTATTTTTCCGGCCTTTTCGTAGATGAAAACGGTATTTTGCAATTAAGTAATGCTGATTTGACAGCCAAAGATATGGTGCCATTTTGTACCTGCTGCACGCATACGCTGAACGGCAAACTGTTTGGGACCGAATAAATTTGCTGAAACTGCTTTAGTTGACTCAAAAAAAGCTATGCCCACCTTTGTACACCTTACCGACGAACGCGACGCTGAAAAAATCCGTAAAAACGGCATCAAATCCAGAAAAGGTTTGGGCGTTTACTGCATGCCCGTCACGCAGAATTTTTACCTTTCGCACCAATGGCTGCGCGAACTGAAACGCGACGGAACGAAATCTATTGTCGGCATATATTTTAAAATGTCTTCGGACGAAATGGTTTTTGCCGGCCGTTATGGGCGGCGCCACAGGTATATTACCGCCGGTGAAGCCATCAACGAAATTATGTCGCTGGATGATGCTTTAGGCTACGAACTGATCGTGGACCGTAAAATTGAAGCCAAAGAAATTGTTAACATTAAACATTTGCCCCAAACTTTGGGTTGGCGTTATATGCCAGAGAGCCACAACAAAAAACCCTGCTCCTGCGAGTATTGCTTAAAAGGCACCATTAAAGGTCGCCGCACTTTCAACCGGCTGGATTCTGAAGAGTAGACGAGGTGCTGGAAGTGAAAAAATGAGGTTTTCAAAAAATTACCGGTTTTTTTCGCTAATTTTATCTGAAAACCAAAAATGATGGAAGAAATCCGGCCTTATATCGAATATTGCGCGCGCGCCCTGGAAATTTTAGGAATTATCACCATTGTCATCGGAACCATTCTGGCGATTATCCAGTTTCTGTTTAATAAGCAAAGCGTTTCACCACGTTCGTATAAAATTCTGCGTCAGGAACTCGGCAAAGCCATTCTTCTGGGCTTGGAAATCCTTGTAGCGGGCGATATCATCGCCACGGTCGTCACCGATCCAACGATGGAACGCGTCATGATTTTAGCCATCATCGTTTTAATCCGGACCTTTTTAAGCCTGTCCATTCAGGTTGAAATTGAAGGGAAATTTCCGTGGCAGAAAAAAACTTCAGAGGAAACAACTACCTCGCTTTAATTTAAAAAAATTACTTTTTTATAATTCTAAAAAAAATACCGTTTTAAGGGCGAAAAATATTTATTTTTTTTTGATTAATGCATTCTTAACAGAAAAATCTTCTTTTCTGTAACCTCCAAAGCCGACCTTTATATTTCCTAAAACTTTTAAAACTAAGGTTTTAGAAAATAATTATGTACATTTGCGCCCTGAAAAAAATCGCCT encodes the following:
- a CDS encoding DUF1622 domain-containing protein is translated as MMEEIRPYIEYCARALEILGIITIVIGTILAIIQFLFNKQSVSPRSYKILRQELGKAILLGLEILVAGDIIATVVTDPTMERVMILAIIVLIRTFLSLSIQVEIEGKFPWQKKTSEETTTSL